Proteins encoded in a region of the Papio anubis isolate 15944 chromosome 14, Panubis1.0, whole genome shotgun sequence genome:
- the SUPT7L gene encoding STAGA complex 65 subunit gamma isoform X1, producing the protein MNLQRYWGEIPISSSQTNRSSFDLLPREFRLVEVHDPPLHQPSANKPKPPTMLDIPSEPCSLTIHTIQLIQHNRRLRNLIATAQAQNQQQTEGVKTEESEPLPSCPGSPPLPDDLLPLDCKNPNAPFQIRHSDPESDFYRGKGEPVTELSWHSCRQLLYQAVATILAHAGFDCANESVLETLTDVAHEYCLKFTKLLRFAVDREARLGQTPFPDVMEQVFHEVGIGSVLSLQKFWQHRIKDYHSYMLQISKQLSEEYERIVNPEKATEDMKPVKIKEEPVSDITFPVSEELEADLASGDQSLPMGVLGAQSERFPSNLEVEASPQASSAEVNASPLWNLAHVKMEPQESEEGNVSGHGVLGSDVFEEPMSGMSEAGIPQSPDDSDSSYGSHSTDSLMGSSPVFNQRCKKRMRKI; encoded by the exons ATGAATCTGCAAAG ATACTGGGGAGAGATACCAATATCATCAAGCCAGACCAACAGAAGTTCCTTTGATTTGCTCCCACGGGAGTTCCGTCTGGTGGAAGTCCATGACCCACCCCTGCACCAACCCTCAGCCAACAAGCCGAAGCCGCCCACTATGCTGGACATCCCCTCAGAGCCATGTAGTCTCACCATCCATACGATTCAGTTGATTCAGCACAACCGACGACTTCGCAACCTTATTGCCACAGCGCAGGCCCAGAATCAGCAGCAGACAGAAGGTGTAAAAACTGAAGAGAGTGAACCTCTTCCCTCGTGCCCTGGGTCACCTCCTCTCCCTGATGACCTCCTGCCTTTAGATTGTAAAAATCCCAATGCACCATTCCAGATCCGGCACAGTGACCCAGAGAGTGACTTTTATCG TGGGAAAGGGGAACCTGTGACTGAACTCAGCTGGCACTCCTGTCGGCAGCTCCTTTACCAGGCAGTGGCCACAATCCTGGCCCACGCAGGCTTTGACTGTGCTAATGAAAGTGTCCTGGAGACCCTAACTGATGTGGCACATGAGTATTGCCTTAAGTTTACCAAGTTGTTGCGTTTTGCTGTGGACCGGGAGGCCCGGCTGGGACAGACTCCTTTTCCAGATGTGATGGAGCAGGTATTCCATGAAGTGGGTATCGGCAGTGTGCTCTCCCTCCAGAAGTTCTGGCAGCACCGCATCAAGGACTATCACAGTTACATGCTACAG ATTAGTAAGCAACTCTCTGAAGAATATGAAAGGATTGTCAATCCTGAGAAGGCCACAGAGGACATGAAACCTGTGAAGATCAAGGAGGAACCTGTGAGCGACATCACCTTTCCTGTCAGTGAGGAGCTGGAGGCTGACCTTGCTTCTGGAGACCAGTCACTGCCTATGGGAGTGCTTGGGGCTCAGAGTGAACGCTTCCCATCTAACCTGGAGGTTGAAGCTTCACCACAGGCTTCAA gTGCAGAGGTAAATGCTTCTCCTCTTTGGAATCTGGCCCATGTGAAAATGGAGCCTCAAGAGAGTGAAGAAGGCAATGTCTCTGGGCATGGTGTGCTGGGCAGCGATGTCTTCGAGGAGCCCATGTCAGGCATGAGTGAAGCTGGGATTCCTCAGAGCCCTGATGACTCAGATAGCAGCTATGGTTCCCACTCCACTGACAGCCTTATGGGGTCCTCCCCTGTTTTCAACCAGCGCTGCAAGAAGAGGATgaggaaaatataa
- the SUPT7L gene encoding STAGA complex 65 subunit gamma isoform X2 has translation MLRYWGEIPISSSQTNRSSFDLLPREFRLVEVHDPPLHQPSANKPKPPTMLDIPSEPCSLTIHTIQLIQHNRRLRNLIATAQAQNQQQTEGVKTEESEPLPSCPGSPPLPDDLLPLDCKNPNAPFQIRHSDPESDFYRGKGEPVTELSWHSCRQLLYQAVATILAHAGFDCANESVLETLTDVAHEYCLKFTKLLRFAVDREARLGQTPFPDVMEQVFHEVGIGSVLSLQKFWQHRIKDYHSYMLQISKQLSEEYERIVNPEKATEDMKPVKIKEEPVSDITFPVSEELEADLASGDQSLPMGVLGAQSERFPSNLEVEASPQASSAEVNASPLWNLAHVKMEPQESEEGNVSGHGVLGSDVFEEPMSGMSEAGIPQSPDDSDSSYGSHSTDSLMGSSPVFNQRCKKRMRKI, from the exons ATGTTGAGATACTGGGGAGAGATACCAATATCATCAAGCCAGACCAACAGAAGTTCCTTTGATTTGCTCCCACGGGAGTTCCGTCTGGTGGAAGTCCATGACCCACCCCTGCACCAACCCTCAGCCAACAAGCCGAAGCCGCCCACTATGCTGGACATCCCCTCAGAGCCATGTAGTCTCACCATCCATACGATTCAGTTGATTCAGCACAACCGACGACTTCGCAACCTTATTGCCACAGCGCAGGCCCAGAATCAGCAGCAGACAGAAGGTGTAAAAACTGAAGAGAGTGAACCTCTTCCCTCGTGCCCTGGGTCACCTCCTCTCCCTGATGACCTCCTGCCTTTAGATTGTAAAAATCCCAATGCACCATTCCAGATCCGGCACAGTGACCCAGAGAGTGACTTTTATCG TGGGAAAGGGGAACCTGTGACTGAACTCAGCTGGCACTCCTGTCGGCAGCTCCTTTACCAGGCAGTGGCCACAATCCTGGCCCACGCAGGCTTTGACTGTGCTAATGAAAGTGTCCTGGAGACCCTAACTGATGTGGCACATGAGTATTGCCTTAAGTTTACCAAGTTGTTGCGTTTTGCTGTGGACCGGGAGGCCCGGCTGGGACAGACTCCTTTTCCAGATGTGATGGAGCAGGTATTCCATGAAGTGGGTATCGGCAGTGTGCTCTCCCTCCAGAAGTTCTGGCAGCACCGCATCAAGGACTATCACAGTTACATGCTACAG ATTAGTAAGCAACTCTCTGAAGAATATGAAAGGATTGTCAATCCTGAGAAGGCCACAGAGGACATGAAACCTGTGAAGATCAAGGAGGAACCTGTGAGCGACATCACCTTTCCTGTCAGTGAGGAGCTGGAGGCTGACCTTGCTTCTGGAGACCAGTCACTGCCTATGGGAGTGCTTGGGGCTCAGAGTGAACGCTTCCCATCTAACCTGGAGGTTGAAGCTTCACCACAGGCTTCAA gTGCAGAGGTAAATGCTTCTCCTCTTTGGAATCTGGCCCATGTGAAAATGGAGCCTCAAGAGAGTGAAGAAGGCAATGTCTCTGGGCATGGTGTGCTGGGCAGCGATGTCTTCGAGGAGCCCATGTCAGGCATGAGTGAAGCTGGGATTCCTCAGAGCCCTGATGACTCAGATAGCAGCTATGGTTCCCACTCCACTGACAGCCTTATGGGGTCCTCCCCTGTTTTCAACCAGCGCTGCAAGAAGAGGATgaggaaaatataa